A stretch of Vicia villosa cultivar HV-30 ecotype Madison, WI unplaced genomic scaffold, Vvil1.0 ctg.001778F_1_1, whole genome shotgun sequence DNA encodes these proteins:
- the LOC131636546 gene encoding eukaryotic translation initiation factor 3 subunit D-like, which yields MVGVAFDVGAVPFNPDGWGPMDSSTTAAANNNANNLPLNVPFAPFSRSDKLGRIADWTRNFNNQTRSKNPADSAFDFTLDDSFPGNTDDDATFRLVDGKPPPRPKFGPKWRYQQQRQLPQRRDEEVEAKKREAEKERARRDRLYHQNRSNPNNPRREAAVCKSSVDIQPEWNMHEQLPFSTFTKLSYNVPEPEDLLLCGALENYDRTFDRINPKNERRLERFKNRNFFKVTTTDDPVIRRLANEDKATVFATDTILSTLMCAPRSVYSWDIVVQRVGNKLFFDKRDGSQLDLLSVHETSQEPLPEAKDDINSAHSLSVEAAYINQNFSQQVLIRDGNKVTFDEPNPFANEGEEVASVAYRYRRWKLDNDMYLVARCEVHSVVELNKQRSFLTVNALNEFDPKYSGVDWRQKLETQRGAVLATELKNNANKLAKWTAQALLGSADMMKLGYVSRIHPRDHFNHVILGVVGYKPKDFAAQINLNANNMWGIVKSIVDMCMKMNEGKYVIVKDPSKPQIRIYEVPADAFENDYVEEPLPEDEQVQPTAEGADGGEEAAATAINDVEDKPIDAQA from the coding sequence atgGTAGGAGTAGCATTCGATGTCGGAGCCGTTCCTTTCAACCCCGACGGATGGGGCCCAATGGACTCCTCCACCACCGCCGCCGCcaacaacaacgccaacaacctCCCTCTCAACGTCCCCTTCGCCCCTTTCTCCCGCTCCGACAAACTCGGCCGAATTGCCGATTGGACCCGCAACTTCAACAACCAAACCCGATCCAAAAACCCCGCTGACTCCGCCTTCGATTTCACCCTCGATGATTCCTTCCCTGGCAACACCGATGACGACGCTACATTCCGCTTAGTCGACGGTAAACCTCCACCCCGTCCTAAATTCGGCCCGAAATGGAGATACCAGCAGCAACGGCAACTTCCTCAGCGTCGCGATGAGGAAGTCGAAGCGAAGAAACGTGAGGCGGAGAAGGAGAGAGCTCGTCGCGATCGGCTTTACCATCAGAATCGGTCGAACCCTAATAATCCTCGACGGGAAGCCGCGGTTTGTAAATCGTCAGTTGATATTCAGCCGGAGTGGAATATGCATGAACAGCTCCCGTTTTCGACTTTCACTAAGCTGTCCTACAATGTTCCTGAGCCTGAAGATCTTCTCCTATGTGGTGCTCTTGAGAATTATGATCGTACATTCGATAGAATTAACCCGAAGAATGAGCGTCGGCTCGAGAGGTTTAAGAATCGGAACTTCTTCAAGGTTACAACCACTGATGACCCTGTTATTAGGAGGCTTGCGAATGAGGATAAAGCGACGGTTTTTGCAACAGATACGATTCTCTCAACTCTCATGTGTGCTCCTAGGTCTGTTTATTCCTGGGATATTGTTGTTCAGCGTGTTGGGAATAAGTTGTTTTTTGATAAACGTGATGGGTCGCAGTTGGATTTGCTTTCGGTTCATGAGACGTCGCAGGAGCCTTTGCCTGAAGCTAAAGATGATATTAACTCTGCTCATTCTTTGAGTGTTGAAGCTGCTTATATCAATCAGAATTTCTCTCAGCAGGTGTTGATTAGGGATGGGAACAAGGTTACTTTTGATGAGCCTAACCCTTTTGCTAACGAGGGTGAAGAGGTTGCTTCGGTTGCTTATAGGTATAGGAGGTGGAAGCTTGATAATGATATGTATCTTGTTGCTAGGTGTGAGGTGCATAGTGTTGTTGAATTGAATAAGCAAAGGTCGTTCCTTACTGTGAATGCTTTGAATGAGTTTGATCCGAAGTATTCAGGGGTTGATTGGAGGCAGAAGTTGGAAACTCAAAGAGGTGCTGTTTTGGCTACTGAGCTCAAGAACAATGCTAACAAGTTGGCTAAGTGGACTGCACAAGCTCTTTTGGGTAGTGCTGATATGATGAAGTTGGGTTATGTGTCTCGGATTCATCCTCGGGACCATTTTAATCATGTTATCTTGGGCGTGGTTGGATATAAACCCAAGGATTTTGCGGCACAAATTAATTTGAACGCCAACAACATGTGGGGTATTGTGAAGTCTATTGTGGACATGTGTATGAAGATGAATGAGGGGAAATATGTTATTGTGAAGGATCCATCTAAGCCTCAGATTAGGATTTATGAGGTTCCGGCTGATGCATTTGAGAATGACTATGTGGAGGAGCCTCTTCCGGAAGATGAACAAGTTCAGCCTACGGCAGAGGGTGCTGATGGTGGAGAGGAAGCTGCTGCTACTGCTATAAATGACGTGGAAGATAAGCCAATTGATGCTCAAGCTTAA